In Synechococcus sp. A18-25c, a single window of DNA contains:
- a CDS encoding DEAD/DEAH box helicase has protein sequence MGEPLLKALREKGYSRPSPIQEQAIPAVIKGHDVMAAAQTGTGKTAGFTLPLLERLRHGRRASRRQVRVLVLTPTRELAAQVLENVRAYGRHLPLRSDVVFGGVKINPQIARLQDGVDVLVATPGRLLDLHQQGMVIFDRLESLVLDEADRMLDMGFIHDIRKLIRFLPEHRQTLLFSATFSAPIRKLATGLLHKPVQIQVAPENQTARSVDQVVHPCDMKRKPDLLSHLIRSGDWQQVLVFSRTKHGANRVADRLNKEGLAAAAIHGNKSQGARTRALQGFKQGDVRVLVATDIAARGIDIQQLPHVVNLDLPNVAEDYVHRIGRTGRAGETGHAISLVAAEEALLLKAIERLTGEVLRKEPVKGFEPTVLSAPPLDLSGGRRNHGNTPRRRAGLSANRRSSPSSSRQRRR, from the coding sequence TTGGGTGAGCCCCTGCTCAAAGCTTTACGCGAGAAGGGTTACAGCCGCCCCTCACCGATTCAGGAGCAGGCAATCCCTGCAGTGATCAAAGGTCACGATGTGATGGCGGCAGCACAGACGGGCACTGGCAAGACAGCTGGCTTCACGCTCCCTTTGTTGGAACGGTTGCGGCATGGGCGACGCGCCTCGCGTCGGCAAGTGAGAGTGTTGGTGCTGACGCCAACGCGTGAACTGGCTGCGCAAGTGCTTGAAAATGTGCGTGCCTATGGCCGTCACTTGCCATTGCGCAGCGATGTGGTGTTCGGTGGAGTGAAGATCAATCCACAAATTGCCCGTCTTCAAGATGGGGTTGATGTACTTGTGGCCACTCCTGGCCGGTTGCTTGATCTTCATCAACAAGGGATGGTGATATTTGACCGGCTTGAATCGCTTGTTTTGGATGAAGCCGATCGCATGCTCGACATGGGCTTTATCCACGATATCCGCAAGTTGATTCGCTTCCTACCTGAGCATCGTCAAACTCTCTTATTTTCAGCGACATTCAGTGCACCCATTCGCAAGCTTGCAACTGGCTTGCTTCACAAGCCTGTGCAAATTCAAGTCGCTCCTGAAAATCAGACAGCCCGTTCAGTTGATCAGGTTGTGCATCCATGCGATATGAAGCGGAAGCCTGATCTCCTCAGTCACCTGATTCGTTCCGGTGATTGGCAACAGGTGCTTGTCTTTTCTCGTACGAAGCATGGAGCGAATCGAGTCGCCGATCGATTGAATAAAGAGGGATTGGCGGCTGCTGCGATTCATGGCAACAAAAGTCAAGGCGCGCGTACCCGAGCATTGCAGGGTTTCAAACAAGGGGATGTGCGCGTTCTCGTTGCGACGGATATTGCCGCTCGAGGCATCGATATTCAGCAGCTGCCCCATGTCGTGAACCTTGACCTCCCCAATGTCGCTGAGGATTATGTGCATCGCATTGGACGCACAGGTCGGGCTGGTGAGACAGGCCATGCCATTTCGCTGGTGGCAGCTGAAGAAGCCCTGTTGCTCAAGGCGATTGAGCGTTTGACCGGTGAAGTCCTACGCAAGGAACCAGTCAAAGGATTTGAACCCACGGTCCTCTCTGCGCCTCCATTGGATCTCAGTGGTGGACGCCGTAACCACGGCAACACTCCAAGACGCCGCGCAGGACTGAGTGCCAATCGACGCTCTTCGCCCTCCTCATCTCGACAACGACGTCGCTGA
- a CDS encoding DUF3750 domain-containing protein, with product MVKVELRAAKIPSLVGIFADHYWLLVFRSVDGSQLQKCDRWEVWQQANQNKTCWGHLHKNLLPPYQGVGNGSSVCIQQWRDDQALSIIEKVETSPWTYPFTDRYRYWPGPNSNTFAQWIVRDKTTLGIRAIGRNFSVPEQHQAKTSQTWLR from the coding sequence TTGGTCAAAGTTGAGCTTCGTGCAGCAAAGATTCCAAGCCTTGTAGGAATCTTCGCTGATCACTATTGGCTGCTGGTATTTCGTTCTGTTGACGGTAGCCAGCTTCAAAAATGTGACAGGTGGGAGGTGTGGCAACAAGCCAATCAGAACAAAACTTGCTGGGGGCATCTTCACAAGAATCTTCTGCCTCCATATCAAGGAGTGGGAAATGGTTCGTCTGTATGTATTCAACAATGGAGAGACGACCAGGCTTTGTCGATTATTGAAAAAGTTGAAACGTCTCCATGGACCTATCCTTTTACTGATCGATACAGATACTGGCCAGGCCCGAATAGCAATACTTTTGCCCAGTGGATTGTTCGAGATAAGACAACCCTCGGTATCAGGGCGATTGGCAGAAATTTTTCAGTACCAGAACAACATCAAGCTAAGACAAGCCAGACATGGCTTCGCTAA
- a CDS encoding Nif11-like leader peptide family natural product precursor yields MSEEQLKAFLEKVQGDTSLREKLNAVTTPEAAIEIAKDAGFAITAEDIQSVQSVELSDEELEGAAGGQRGNRTGIQTCNVRPYEDCIY; encoded by the coding sequence ATGTCAGAAGAGCAACTCAAAGCCTTTCTAGAAAAGGTCCAAGGAGACACCAGCCTTCGGGAAAAGCTCAATGCAGTAACCACTCCTGAAGCCGCCATTGAAATTGCTAAAGACGCAGGTTTTGCAATTACCGCAGAAGATATTCAATCAGTGCAATCGGTAGAATTGTCAGACGAGGAGCTGGAAGGTGCAGCTGGGGGGCAGAGAGGAAATCGAACTGGCATACAAACGTGCAATGTCCGTCCCTATGAAGACTGCATATACTAA
- a CDS encoding DUF475 domain-containing protein, with amino-acid sequence MDTAALPSLTAWMDGVDQLSELLPLLPVLVSLELLLSADNAIALAAIARGQQDPSLERRALNLGIGMAFVLRVALILLAQLVLAFPPIQLAGGLYLLWLSVRYFQNHSAPPTGAEQVNTTPRVSFGRTVLTLAITDLAFSIDSVAAAVAISDQILLVVTGALIGVVALRFTSGMFIRWLQIYPRLETAGFLAVGFVGLKLLVLLALPTLHPSELLTFLSVMSLLIWGFSRRDSLPAEEV; translated from the coding sequence ATGGATACAGCTGCTCTCCCTTCTCTCACCGCCTGGATGGACGGTGTCGATCAGCTGAGTGAGCTGCTTCCGCTGCTGCCTGTGCTGGTCAGTCTGGAGCTTCTTCTCTCTGCAGACAATGCCATCGCTTTAGCGGCGATCGCGCGTGGTCAGCAGGATCCAAGCTTGGAGAGACGTGCCCTCAATCTCGGCATTGGCATGGCCTTTGTCTTGCGGGTGGCATTGATCCTCTTGGCCCAATTGGTTCTTGCCTTTCCTCCCATTCAGCTCGCGGGAGGCCTCTATCTGCTGTGGCTCAGTGTTCGTTATTTCCAGAACCATTCAGCCCCGCCCACTGGTGCTGAACAAGTCAACACGACGCCACGTGTGAGTTTTGGTCGGACTGTGCTGACCTTGGCCATCACGGATCTGGCCTTTTCCATTGACAGTGTTGCGGCTGCAGTCGCCATCAGTGATCAGATCTTGTTGGTCGTGACCGGGGCCCTGATTGGAGTGGTCGCGTTGAGGTTCACTTCGGGCATGTTCATCCGGTGGTTGCAGATCTATCCGCGTCTTGAAACAGCAGGCTTTCTTGCCGTCGGTTTCGTGGGGCTGAAGCTTCTGGTGTTGCTCGCTCTGCCAACCCTGCATCCATCGGAGTTGCTTACTTTTCTGTCTGTCATGTCCCTGTTGATTTGGGGTTTTTCACGTCGAGATTCCTTGCCGGCAGAGGAGGTTTGA
- a CDS encoding Nif11-like leader peptide family natural product precursor, with product MSEQQLKAFWEATQADPALKQKLQGVSDLGGVVDIAKEAGFTISVEELEKAQAELSEDEQLSGAAGGICVIFTHR from the coding sequence ATGTCAGAACAGCAGCTCAAGGCTTTCTGGGAAGCTACTCAGGCGGATCCAGCGCTTAAGCAAAAATTGCAAGGGGTCTCAGACCTTGGTGGGGTTGTGGACATTGCCAAGGAAGCGGGATTTACGATTTCTGTTGAGGAGCTAGAGAAAGCTCAAGCTGAGCTTTCGGAAGATGAACAGCTGAGTGGTGCGGCTGGCGGCATTTGTGTTATTTTCACTCACCGTTAG
- a CDS encoding DUF6464 family protein: MLVEIRQSGSELVLDRVELDEPPQPGRWFLHGETSYFVMQRRHRYRLHSGSYQLSSVILMVKAQVQPEDARWFRHGWVIGDPSCRFNARSPLIRCAVLPDGPCERCTHWTSVHP, from the coding sequence ATGTTGGTGGAAATTCGGCAATCCGGAAGCGAGCTCGTTTTGGATCGTGTCGAGCTGGATGAGCCGCCCCAGCCTGGCCGTTGGTTTCTCCATGGTGAGACCAGCTATTTCGTAATGCAGCGGCGGCATCGTTACCGGCTGCACTCGGGGTCTTACCAATTGAGTTCGGTGATCCTGATGGTGAAAGCTCAGGTTCAGCCCGAAGATGCCCGGTGGTTTCGTCATGGTTGGGTGATCGGCGATCCCAGTTGCCGCTTCAATGCACGTAGCCCACTGATTCGCTGTGCTGTTCTCCCGGATGGTCCGTGCGAACGTTGCACGCATTGGACTTCTGTGCATCCATGA
- the fmt gene encoding methionyl-tRNA formyltransferase, which yields MKILFWGTPTYAVPTLDALCSAGHEIVGVVTQPDRRRGRGKQLIPSPVKLKAIELGVPVFTPERIRKDLPCQRDLAELGADLSVVVAFGQILPKSVLEQPPRGCWNGHGSLLPRWRGAGPIQWALLEGDERTGVGVMAMEEGLDTGPVLLERAVEIGLLDNAQVVANRLSDLTASLIVEAMPLIESAGLGCESERFAKLNVRPQTDDHASYARMLKKEDFALDWSDSALSIHRKVMGLYPGAVTQWQGKRLKLMATEPLIARLKSQLTDDAQALIGRWTTGQHKPGEVLDVSAAGVVVSSSGCPLLIREAQLEGKNRSVGLALWQQLNARPGDQMG from the coding sequence ATGAAGATCCTCTTCTGGGGCACTCCCACCTACGCAGTGCCCACACTTGATGCTCTTTGCTCAGCTGGTCATGAGATTGTCGGCGTTGTCACCCAACCCGATCGGCGTCGAGGGCGCGGAAAGCAACTCATCCCTTCACCGGTGAAGCTCAAGGCGATCGAACTGGGAGTTCCAGTGTTCACGCCCGAACGGATCCGAAAAGACCTGCCGTGTCAGCGGGATCTGGCTGAACTGGGTGCAGATCTGTCTGTGGTTGTGGCGTTTGGTCAGATCCTCCCAAAGAGTGTTCTTGAACAACCCCCGAGGGGATGCTGGAACGGCCATGGCTCACTGCTACCCCGATGGCGAGGCGCTGGACCCATCCAGTGGGCGCTGCTTGAAGGCGATGAACGCACCGGTGTTGGTGTGATGGCCATGGAGGAAGGCTTGGACACAGGACCTGTACTGCTTGAGCGTGCTGTTGAAATCGGCCTGCTTGACAATGCCCAGGTTGTAGCCAATCGGCTGAGCGATCTCACGGCATCGTTGATTGTGGAAGCCATGCCATTAATTGAATCGGCTGGCTTGGGCTGTGAATCAGAACGCTTTGCAAAGCTCAACGTCCGCCCACAAACCGATGACCATGCAAGCTACGCGCGCATGCTCAAGAAAGAAGACTTTGCTCTGGATTGGTCGGATTCAGCACTCTCTATCCATCGAAAAGTGATGGGTTTGTATCCAGGAGCAGTCACGCAATGGCAAGGAAAGCGTCTGAAACTAATGGCCACAGAACCATTGATTGCACGCCTGAAATCACAACTCACCGACGATGCCCAAGCACTGATTGGCCGGTGGACAACAGGTCAACACAAACCCGGCGAAGTTCTGGATGTGAGCGCGGCTGGTGTTGTCGTCAGCAGCTCAGGTTGTCCTCTGTTGATCCGCGAAGCGCAATTGGAAGGGAAAAACAGGAGCGTTGGTCTAGCCCTTTGGCAACAACTGAACGCCAGACCTGGCGACCAGATGGGCTGA